DNA sequence from the Sinomonas terrae genome:
AGTGAAGGCAGGCAACTCATGATCGTGACCCTGACCGCCAATCCGAGCCTGGACCGCACCGTCGAGCTCGGCGGCCCCCTCCTGCGGGGCGAGGTGCAGCGCGCAGTCGCCGTCCGGCAGGAGTCCGGCGGCAAGGGTGTGAATGTTTCCCGTGCGCTCGTCGCCTCAGGCCTCGAGACGCTCGCCGTGCTCCCGGGCGACCCGGGAGATCCCCTCCTCGCGGGCCTCCAAACAACCAACGTCCCGTTCGCGGCGCTCCCGATCGACCAGGCCCTCCGCTCGAACGTGACCCTCACGGAGCCAGGAGGAGTGACCACCAAGGTCAACGAGCCTGGCCCGGAACTCAGCCTGGACCAGCAGGAGCAGCTCCTCAAGCTCCTTGTGGAGCAGTCGAGCGGGGCCTCGTGGGTCGTGCTCGCAGGATCCCTGCCGCCCGGGGTCCCGGCCGGCTTCTACACATCGGCAGCCGAGCGCCTGCGCGCGGAATTCGGCGCGTCCGCCCCGAAGATCGCCGTCGACTCTTCGGGTGCCCCGTTGGCCGCCTCACTCGGCGGCCGGCCGGACCTCCTCAAGCCCAACGCGGACGAGCTCGCCGAGCTCGCCACGCTCGTCGGCCTCCCAGACCCCGGCACCCCGGCGGATCTCGAGGCCTCCCCTGAGCGAGCGGCTACCGCCGCACGCTCTCTCGTCGACGCTGGAGTGGGCGCAGTGCTTGCGACGCTCGGCGCGAAAGGTGCCGTCCTCGTGACGGCCGACGGCGCGTGGCTCGCCACGCATGCCCCCATCCGGGCCGTCAGCACCGTGGGTGCCGGCGACTCCTCGCTGGCCGGGTACCTCCTGGCCGACACCAGCGGAGCGGACGCCGAAGGCCGTCTCCGTCAGGCAGTCGCCCACGGCGCGGCGGCGGCCTCCCTGCCGGGATCGACAGTCCCGGCAGTCAACCAGACCGATCCCTCTGCCGTGACCGTCACGGCTCTCACGAAGGACTGACCATGACCGAACTCATCAGCCCGGAGCTGGTCCTGCTGGACGTCGCCCTCGGCGACGCTTCGGCTGACGTGATCCGGAAGCTCGCCCAGACCGTCGCAGACGACGGCCGCGCGACGGCCGCTGACGGCCTCTTCGCGGACGCCTACGCCCGCGAGCAGAAGACGGCCACCGGGGTTCCCGGCGGCATCGCCATTCCGCACTGCCGATCGGAGGCCGTCCAGGTTCCCTCCCTCGCGATGGCTCGCCTTTCGCAGCCGGTCGACTTCGGAGCCAAGGACGGTCCGGCCGACATCGTCTTCTTCATCGCGGCCCCTTCGGGCGCCGACCAGGAGCACCTCAAGCTCCTCGCCAAGCTCGCCCGGAGCCTCATCAAGAAGGACTTCACGGCATCCCTCCGCGCCGCCCGCACCCCCGAGGACGTGGTGGCGCTCGTGAACGAGGCACTCGGCCTCAGCACCTCGGGTGCCCCGGCCGAACCGGCTGCGCCCGCTCCCGTGGCCGCCCCTGCCGCTCACCAACGCCGCCAGCTCGTCGTCGCCGTGACCGCATGCCCCACCGGCATCGCCCACACCTACATGGCGGCCGATTCACTCGTGGCAGCGGGCAAGGAGAACGGCATCGACGTCATTGTCGAGACGCAGGGCTCGGCCGGAGCGACGCCGATTCCGCAGACCGTCATCGACAACGCGGACGCCGTCGTGTTCGCCGTCGAGGTCGATGTCCGCGGCAAGGACCGCTTCGCCGGCAAGCCCTACGTCCAGTCGCCCGTCAAGCGAGCCATCGACGAGCCGCTCGTCATGCTCAACGAGGCGCTCACCGTCGCCGCGGATCCGAACGGACGGAGGCTCGCCGCGACCGGTGGTGCCCCGGCCGAGGAGTCGGAGGGCCGCGAATCGGCCGGCGGCAAGCTCAAGCGCTCACTCCTCACCGGCGTCAGCTACATGATCCCGTTCGTCGCCGCAGGCGGTCTGCTCATCGCGCTCGGCTTCCTGTTCGGCGGCTACGACATCACGAAGTACGCGAGCACGATCGTTCTGAAGAACAACTTCTTCGACCTGCCGACGCAGTTCGGGCCGCAGGCCTGGGGCCCACTCGGGGCGTATGTGGGTGCGGTACTGTTCACAATCGGCTCGACCTCGCTTGGCTTCCTCGTTCCCGCCCTTGCCGGCTACATCGCCTACGCCATCGCCGACCGACCCGGCATCGCACCCGGCTTCACTGCCGGTGCTGTCGCTGGCCTCATGGGCGCCGGCTTCCTCGGCGGCATCGTCGGCGGCCTCCTGGCCGGCTACACCGCCCACTGGCTCGGCTCGCTTTCCGCGCCCAAGTGGCTGCGCGGCCTCATGCCGGTCGCGATCATCCCGCTCATCGCCTCGATCATTGCCTCCGGCCTCATGTTCGTGGTCCTCGGCTGGCCCATCAAGGCGATCACCGACGGCCTCAACTCGTGGCTCTCGGGCATGTCAGGCGCAGCTGCGGTTGGCCTCGGCATCATCCTCGGCCTGATGATGTGCTTCGACCTCGGCGGCCCGGTCAACAAGGTTGCGTACTCCTTCGCCGTGGCCGGCCTCAGCGCCGCCACCGCGACGAACCAGGCTCCATACCACATCATGGCCGCCGTCATGGCTGCCGGCATGGTGCCGCCCCTCGCAATGGCCCTCGCGACCGTCATCTCGCCCAAGACGTTCAACGCGGCGGAGCACGAGAACGGCAAGGCTGCGTGGCTCCTCGGCGCATCGTTCATCTCCGAGGGCGCTATCCCGTTCGCCGCGGCCGATCCGTTCCGGATCATCCCGGCCTCGATGCTCGGCGGTGCCATCACGGGCGCGCTCAGCATGGCCTTCAACGCGGGCTCGAAGGCTCCTCACGGCGGCATCTTCGTCTTCTTCGCGATTGACAACTTCGTCATGTGGGTCGTCTCGATCGCTGTTGGTGTCGTCGTGACGGCTCTGGCGACCGTCGGTCTCAAGCGCTACGTTGGCAGGAAGGCCCCCGCGGCCGTCGAAGCTCAGCCTGTCGCCGCCTGACGAGCGGAGAAAGTTCGAGGTCCGAAGATGCAGCAGTTTCACGGTGTTGGTGTGACGCCGGGGCGTGTGGTGGGGCCGGTGCGGCAGATGCCGGCCCCGGTGCGGGAGCCTTCGGCGGGGGCACCGGCGGGGGTGTCCGCGGAGGCCGAGGCCGAGCGGATCCGGGCCGCGTCCAAGGCGGTCCAGGCCTCGCTGAAGGCCAGGGCCGGGGCGGCCTCGGGGGACGCGAAGGCCGTGCTGGAGGCCACCGCGCTGATGGCCGCGGACCCGATGCTGGTCAAGGGCGCCGTGAAGCTGCTGGGCCCGGACGCGGCCGGCGGGCCCCGCTCCGCCGAGCGGGCGGTGTGGGAGTCCGGGGCCGCGGTCGCGGAGAAGCTGAAGTCCCTGGGCGGGTACATGGCCGAGCGCGCCGCGGACGTCCTGGACGTCCGGGCCCGGATCGTCGCCGAGCTCACCGGCGCCCCCGCCCCGGGGATCCCGGACTCCCCGGCCCCGTTCGTCCTGGCCGCCGAGGACCTGGCCCCGGCCGACACCGCGACCCTGGACCCGGCCAAGGTCCTGGCCCTCGTCACCTCCGGGGGCGGGCCCCAGTCCCACACCGCGATCCTGGCCCGGGCCCTGGGCCTGCCCGCCGTCGTCGCCGCCCCCGGCGTCGAGGCCATCCCGGACGGGACGCTGGTCTACGTCGACGCCGCCGCCGGGCAGGTCGTGCCCGGCCCCGGGGAGCCCGAGCGGGCCGCCGCCGCGGCCTGGGCCGCCCGGGCCTCGGCCCTGGCCTCCTTCGACGGGCACGGGCGCCTGGCCGACGGGCACCCCGTGCCCCTGCTGGCCAACGTCGCCACCGGCCCCGACGCCGCCAGGGCCGCCGCCGCCGGCGCCGAGGGGGTCGGGCTGCTGCGCACCGAGTTCGCCTTCCTCGACCGCGACACCGAGCCCACCCACGCCGAGCAGGTCGCCGCCTACGGGGCCGTGTTCGCCCACTTCGCCTCGAAGAAGGTCGTCATCCGCACCCTCGACGCCGGCGCCGACAAGCCCCTGCCCTTCCTGACCAACACCGACGAGCCCAACCCCGCCCTCGGGGTCCGCGGCTACCGCACCGACGCCGCCTCCCCCGGGGTCCTGGCCCGCCAGCTCGCCGCCATCGCCGACGCCGCCGCCCAGCACGAGGCCGACGTGTGGGTCATGGCCCCCATGGTCTCCACCCCCGAGGAGGCCGCCGCGTTCACCGCCCTGGCCCACGCCGCCGGCCTCCCGGTCGCCGGGGTCATGGTCGAGGTCCCCTCCGCCGCCCTGACCGCCGGCCACGTCCTGGCCCACGCCGACTTCGCCTCCCTGGGCACCAACGACCTCACCCAGTACGCCATGGCCGCCGACCGCATGCTCGGCCCCCTCGCAGCCCTGAACGACCCCTGGCAGCCCGCCGTCCTGCACCTGGTCAAGGCCACCACCGACGGCGCCGCCGCCGCAGCCGCCGCCACCGGCACCCCCAAGCCCGTCGGAGTCTGCGGCGAGTCCGCCGCCGACCCCGCCCTCGCCGTCGTCCTGGCCGGCCTCGGCGTCACCACCCTGTCCATGACCCCCCGCGCCATCCCCGCCGTCGCCCACGTCCTGGCCACCACCACCCTCCCCCAGGCCCAGCACCTCGCCGCCCTCGCCCTCGCCGCCCCCACCGCCGACGCCGCCCGCACCGCCGTCCGCACCCACCTCCCCGCCCTGGCCGACCTCGGCCTCTGACCCACACCCAGAAGGAGAAGGAAGAAACCCATGGCAGAACGCACCGCCACCATCGGCTCCCGCGTCGGACTCCACGCCCGCCCCGCCGCGATCTTCGCCGAAGCCGCCGCCAACACCGGCATCGAGGTCACCATCGCCAAAGAAGGCGACCCCGAAGACGAGGCCCTGGACGCCTCCAGCATCCTCTCCCTCATGTCCCTCGGCGCCGAATACGGCCAGAAAGTCACCCTCCGCGCCGACGGCCCCGGCGCCGACACCGCCCTCGACCAACTCGTCACCGTCCTCGAAACCGACCACGACGCCCAATAACCACCCACCCGCCCCACCCACCCCCACAGCCACCCCACCCACCCCACAACGCTCGCGCCGTCACCTCCGCAGGGTCCACACCCCGCAGACGTGACGGCGCGAGCGTTGGGGGGCAGCTCAGTGTTGGAGTCCAGCTCAGTGTTGGAGACCTGCTCAGCCCTGGACTGTGATGCCGAGTTGCTCGGCCATGGCCTCTGCGAGTTCGGCGGCTTGGAGACTGCTCACGATCGCGCCCCGAAGACCGGGCATCCCCGCCACTCTCCCCAGTCGCGCACCTCGTAGGTCTACATGCCGGAGCTCGGCGCCGGTGACGTCGAGGGTCTCGACGATGGAGCCTTCGAAGGCCACTCGAGTGGCTTTGGCGCGGCCGAGGTCGAGTTCCTCGATGACGCAGTCCTCGAACAGCACGTCGGTGAGCTCCGCCGCGCGCAGGTTGACGAAGCCGAGCTTGCAGCCCCGGACTGCGACGCCGGACCACGTCGTGTCGTAGAGCTCGGCCGATCCGATGCGGGAGGCTCCGAGTTCAACGTCCCGGAACCGCGAGCGCGGGGCAGTGAGGCTCGGCGCACCGAGGCGGTCGATCCGAGTCTCCACGAACGACGCTCCGGTGAGGTCCGCGCCGTCGACCGTGACGCCGTCGAGCGTGCACTCGACGAAGGCAACCCCCGCCAGGCCCCGATCGGCGAGGTCGACGCCGTCGAACGCAAGTCCCTCCGCCCGCTCACCCGAATCGAGGTCCCCCGCGTATCCCGCGACGAGGTTGTCGAGGCGCAATTCGCTCAGCCGGGGACGGATGGACTCGGCGCGGGGGCTCACTCGCCGATCCTAGCCCGCCGTAGGCTGGGCGCATGAGGATCGCTGTGCTCGATGACTATCAGGGCGTCGCCGCCGGGTTCGCGGATTGGGATTCGCTGGGTGCGGACGTCACCTTCTTCTCGGAGCACTTGGGGCACGACGACGACGCTGTCGTCGCGGCGCTTGAGGACTTCGATGCACTGGTGGTGATGCGGGAGCGGACCCCGCTCCGGGCCGAGCGCCTTGAGCGCCTCCCGAATCTGCGGCTCATCGTCTCGACCGGGCGCCGCAACGCCTCGATCGACCTCAAGGAGACGGCCGCCCGCGGCATCACGGTCTGCGGCACCGGCTACGTGCCCGCGCCGGCCGCAGAGCACACGTGGGCCCTCATCCATGCCGCGACCCGGAGGCTCGATGTCGAACTGGGGGCGATCCGCTCAGGCGGGTGGCAGACGACTGTGGGACGGGGGCTCGAAGGGCGGCGGCTGAGCGTGCTCGGCCTCGGCAACCTCGGCTCGCGCGTCGCGAAGGTCGGGCTTGCGTTCGGCATGGATGTCGTGGCCTGGAGCCAGAACCTCACCGATGAGCGGGCGGCCGAGGTCGGCGTGCGGCGGGTCGAGAAGGACGAGCTGTTCGCAACGGCGGACATCCTCACCATTCACCTCGTGCTCTCGAAGCGTTCGCGTGGCATCGTGGGGCCTGATGAGCTCGCTCTCATGAGTCCGGACGCAATCCTCGTCAACACGTCGAGAGGGCCGCTCGTCGACGAGGCCGCGCTCCTCGATGCCCTCGCCCACGACCGCCTCGGGCTCGCGGCGCTTGACGTCTTCGACGTCGAACCGCTCCCCGCCGACCACCCCCTGCGGAGCGAGCCGCGCGCCATCCTCACGCCGCACATCGGGTATGTGACGCAGGAGCAGTACGAGATCTTCTACCAGGACGCCGTCGAGGACATCGCAGCGTTTACGGCCGGCTCGCCCATCCGGGTCATGGAGCTGCCTTAGTTCAGCGGCCGCCTGCGGGGCCCCACGAGGAGCCTGCGCGGGAGCACATGGCTCACGAGTGCAACGGCCTTGTACCGCCTCGACGGGATCGAGACAGCCTTCCCGCGGAGATTGTCCAGCAGCCCCTCGCGTACGACCCGCGAGGCGCGCAGCCATAGGAACGGCGGGATGAACCGCTTCGACATGCCCATGCGCTCGTGGAACTCCGTGTGCACAAAGCCGGGGCAGAGTGCCGTGACGAGGACTCCGTCGCGCCGGTAGTGGAGGTTGGCCCATCGGCTGAACGAGAGGGTCCATGCCTTCGCCGCCGAATAGGAACCCCGCGGCAGATAGGCAGCGACGGAGGCGACATTGACGATGCGACCCTCGCGCCGCTCTGTCATCGCCGCAAGAGCGGCGTGGCACAGGCTCATGGTCGCCTCGACGTGCAGCCGCAGGTGCCGCACCTCGTCCTCGAGGGGGTTCCGATCGAAGTCGTGGAGAAGGCCGATCCCGGCGTTGTTCACGAGGATTCCCACGGGCCGCGCAGGGTCGGCGACGCGGTCGACGACGGCGGAGAGCTGCGCCTGATCCGTCAGGTCGGCGGGGAGCACCTCGACCTCGACGCCGGTCCGCGAGCGGAGTTCCGCGGCGAGTCGCTGAAGCCTGTCCTCGTCGCGCGCGACGAGCACGAGGCCGTGGCCCTGGGCAGCGAGCTGACGGGCGAATTCGGCTCCGAGGCCGGAACTCGCACCCGTGATGAGCGCCGTCGTCATGCTGCCCAGCCTAGTCGCGCCCATGGACTCATCCTTCCCTTTGTCGAAGAGGCACAAAGATGAGCCTGCTGTGGGGGAACTTCGGGAAGGGTGCCTGTAGGAATCCACCAAAAGGGGAGGGCCGCCATTGACCGCTACCGCACCGCGGGAAACGTACCTCAACAGGAATACTTGAACGCATGGACCGCATTGCTATCACAGGCTTCGGGGCAGTCAGCCCCCTCGGAACTGATGCGCCGTCGACCTGGGAGTCCCTCCGCGAGGGCCGGTCCGGCGTGTCAGCCCTCGAGGCTGACTGGGCCTCCCAGCTCACCACCCGGATCGCCGGGACCGTCCCAAGCTCCTTCACCGATGCTCTCGCCGTCCGCGAGATCAAGCGGCTCGACCGCTGCGAGCAGTTCGCGCTCGTGGCAGGCCGCGA
Encoded proteins:
- a CDS encoding 1-phosphofructokinase family hexose kinase, with the protein product MIVTLTANPSLDRTVELGGPLLRGEVQRAVAVRQESGGKGVNVSRALVASGLETLAVLPGDPGDPLLAGLQTTNVPFAALPIDQALRSNVTLTEPGGVTTKVNEPGPELSLDQQEQLLKLLVEQSSGASWVVLAGSLPPGVPAGFYTSAAERLRAEFGASAPKIAVDSSGAPLAASLGGRPDLLKPNADELAELATLVGLPDPGTPADLEASPERAATAARSLVDAGVGAVLATLGAKGAVLVTADGAWLATHAPIRAVSTVGAGDSSLAGYLLADTSGADAEGRLRQAVAHGAAAASLPGSTVPAVNQTDPSAVTVTALTKD
- a CDS encoding PTS fructose transporter subunit IIABC → MTELISPELVLLDVALGDASADVIRKLAQTVADDGRATAADGLFADAYAREQKTATGVPGGIAIPHCRSEAVQVPSLAMARLSQPVDFGAKDGPADIVFFIAAPSGADQEHLKLLAKLARSLIKKDFTASLRAARTPEDVVALVNEALGLSTSGAPAEPAAPAPVAAPAAHQRRQLVVAVTACPTGIAHTYMAADSLVAAGKENGIDVIVETQGSAGATPIPQTVIDNADAVVFAVEVDVRGKDRFAGKPYVQSPVKRAIDEPLVMLNEALTVAADPNGRRLAATGGAPAEESEGRESAGGKLKRSLLTGVSYMIPFVAAGGLLIALGFLFGGYDITKYASTIVLKNNFFDLPTQFGPQAWGPLGAYVGAVLFTIGSTSLGFLVPALAGYIAYAIADRPGIAPGFTAGAVAGLMGAGFLGGIVGGLLAGYTAHWLGSLSAPKWLRGLMPVAIIPLIASIIASGLMFVVLGWPIKAITDGLNSWLSGMSGAAAVGLGIILGLMMCFDLGGPVNKVAYSFAVAGLSAATATNQAPYHIMAAVMAAGMVPPLAMALATVISPKTFNAAEHENGKAAWLLGASFISEGAIPFAAADPFRIIPASMLGGAITGALSMAFNAGSKAPHGGIFVFFAIDNFVMWVVSIAVGVVVTALATVGLKRYVGRKAPAAVEAQPVAA
- a CDS encoding putative PEP-binding protein; amino-acid sequence: MQQFHGVGVTPGRVVGPVRQMPAPVREPSAGAPAGVSAEAEAERIRAASKAVQASLKARAGAASGDAKAVLEATALMAADPMLVKGAVKLLGPDAAGGPRSAERAVWESGAAVAEKLKSLGGYMAERAADVLDVRARIVAELTGAPAPGIPDSPAPFVLAAEDLAPADTATLDPAKVLALVTSGGGPQSHTAILARALGLPAVVAAPGVEAIPDGTLVYVDAAAGQVVPGPGEPERAAAAAWAARASALASFDGHGRLADGHPVPLLANVATGPDAARAAAAGAEGVGLLRTEFAFLDRDTEPTHAEQVAAYGAVFAHFASKKVVIRTLDAGADKPLPFLTNTDEPNPALGVRGYRTDAASPGVLARQLAAIADAAAQHEADVWVMAPMVSTPEEAAAFTALAHAAGLPVAGVMVEVPSAALTAGHVLAHADFASLGTNDLTQYAMAADRMLGPLAALNDPWQPAVLHLVKATTDGAAAAAAATGTPKPVGVCGESAADPALAVVLAGLGVTTLSMTPRAIPAVAHVLATTTLPQAQHLAALALAAPTADAARTAVRTHLPALADLGL
- a CDS encoding HPr family phosphocarrier protein, which produces MAERTATIGSRVGLHARPAAIFAEAAANTGIEVTIAKEGDPEDEALDASSILSLMSLGAEYGQKVTLRADGPGADTALDQLVTVLETDHDAQ
- a CDS encoding pentapeptide repeat-containing protein, whose protein sequence is MSPRAESIRPRLSELRLDNLVAGYAGDLDSGERAEGLAFDGVDLADRGLAGVAFVECTLDGVTVDGADLTGASFVETRIDRLGAPSLTAPRSRFRDVELGASRIGSAELYDTTWSGVAVRGCKLGFVNLRAAELTDVLFEDCVIEELDLGRAKATRVAFEGSIVETLDVTGAELRHVDLRGARLGRVAGMPGLRGAIVSSLQAAELAEAMAEQLGITVQG
- a CDS encoding D-2-hydroxyacid dehydrogenase family protein, coding for MRIAVLDDYQGVAAGFADWDSLGADVTFFSEHLGHDDDAVVAALEDFDALVVMRERTPLRAERLERLPNLRLIVSTGRRNASIDLKETAARGITVCGTGYVPAPAAEHTWALIHAATRRLDVELGAIRSGGWQTTVGRGLEGRRLSVLGLGNLGSRVAKVGLAFGMDVVAWSQNLTDERAAEVGVRRVEKDELFATADILTIHLVLSKRSRGIVGPDELALMSPDAILVNTSRGPLVDEAALLDALAHDRLGLAALDVFDVEPLPADHPLRSEPRAILTPHIGYVTQEQYEIFYQDAVEDIAAFTAGSPIRVMELP
- a CDS encoding SDR family NAD(P)-dependent oxidoreductase encodes the protein MGATRLGSMTTALITGASSGLGAEFARQLAAQGHGLVLVARDEDRLQRLAAELRSRTGVEVEVLPADLTDQAQLSAVVDRVADPARPVGILVNNAGIGLLHDFDRNPLEDEVRHLRLHVEATMSLCHAALAAMTERREGRIVNVASVAAYLPRGSYSAAKAWTLSFSRWANLHYRRDGVLVTALCPGFVHTEFHERMGMSKRFIPPFLWLRASRVVREGLLDNLRGKAVSIPSRRYKAVALVSHVLPRRLLVGPRRRPLN